The Rhopalosiphum maidis isolate BTI-1 chromosome 1, ASM367621v3, whole genome shotgun sequence genome has a segment encoding these proteins:
- the LOC113549889 gene encoding uncharacterized protein LOC113549889 isoform X2 — protein MRYVTTVMNRVILASFLLAGVARCYNYDEVLRLSLMFYEAQRSGHLPANNRIPWRADSAITDKGQNGEDLSGGYYDAGDFVKFGFTMASTTTILAWGYLSYKEAYEEVNEWENALGSIRWAAEYFIKCHVSDYEFYGQVGDFNLDQGFWGRPEDMNMSRPSYKIDKNRPGSDLAGETSAALSAVSIVFTKIDSNFSASCLSHAKQLYLFATQYRGLYHDAIKGAAQYYESTDYGDELTWAAAWLYKATKESQYLDDAEYMYMKYRLKERPNEFYFNKKVAGVQALLAELTNQFEYTEAIQNFCDYNLYVQKKTPKGLLYIEKSGTLCHAANIVFLCLQAADIGIKSTRYREFAKQQIHYILGDGGQSFVVGFGKNYPLQPHHAASSCMDRPAPCDWEAYRSTKPNPQVLYGALVSGPDENDNYKDLREEYIYNEVTLDFNAGFQSAVAGLKQLELQASRNKALSNINNETLNGNWTDVLSTASNATDA, from the exons ATGCGGTACGTTACGACCGTG ATGAACCGTGTTATTTTGGCGTCGTTCCTTTTAGCCGGCGTTGCGAGATGTTACAATTACGATGAGGTATTGCGGTTGTCACTCATGTTCTACGAAGCGCAGAGGTCGGGTCACCTGCCTGCCAACAACCGCATCCCGTGGCGGGCCGATTCCGCGATCACAGACAAAGGGCAGAACGGCGAAGATTTATCTGGAGGATATTATGACG ctggcgattttgtaaaatttggcTTCACTATGGCAAGCACGACAACTATTCTAGCATGGGGATACTTGAGTTATAAAGAGGCATACGAGGAAGTTA ACGAATGGGAAAACGCATTAGGTTCAATACGTTGGGCCGCGGAGTACTTTATCAAGTGTCACGTTAGTGATTACGAATTCTATGGACAGGTGGGCGACTTTAATCTGGACCAAGGTTTTTGGGGTCGACCAGAAGACATGAATATGTCTAGGCCATCATACAAAATCGACAAAAATCGACCAG GTTCCGATTTGGCCGGCGAAACGTCTGCCGCTCTTTCTGCCGTGTCGATAGTATTCACCAAAATCGATTCCAATTTTTCGGCCAGTTGCTTAAGTCACGCTAAACAACTGTACCTATTCGCTACTCAGTACAGAGGCCTCTACCACGACGCCATTAAAGGAGCGGCGCAATACTACga atcgaCAGATTATGGTGATGAATTAACGTGGGCCGCGGCATGGCTGTACAAGGCCACAAAGGAATCACAGTATTTGGACGACGCCGAATACATGTACATGAAGTACCGACTCAAAGAACGGCCGAACGAATTTTACTTCAACAAAAAAGTCGCAGGCGTACAG GCACTTCTAGCCGAACTGACCAATCAATTCGAATATACTGAagcaattcaaaatttttgcgattacaatttatacgtTCAGAAGAAAACACCCAAAGGATTATTATACATCGAAAAATCTGGTACATTGTGTCACGCTGCAAACATCGTGTTCTTGTGCTTGCAG GCAGCCGATATAGGCATAAAGTCAACGCGATACCGAGAATTTGCCAAACAACAGATCCACTACATACTGGGAGATGGAGGACAAAGTTTCGTGGTGggatttggtaaaaattaccCATTACAACCGCATCACGCAGCGag CTCGTGCATGGATCGTCCGGCTCCGTGTGACTGGGAAGCGTATCGGAGCACCAAGCCCAATCCACAGGTGCTGTACGGCGCGCTGGTCAGCGGACCCGACGAGAACGACAACTATAAGGACCTACGGGAAGAGTACATCTACAACGAGGTGACGTTGGACTTCAACGCGGGCTTTCAGTCAGCCGTCGCGGGACTCAAGCAACTGGAATTGCAGGCCAGTCGAAACAAGGCACTGTCGAACATCAATAACGAAACGTTAAACGGAAACTGGACCGACGTGCTTTCCACCGCATCCAACGCGACGGACGCGTGA
- the LOC113549889 gene encoding uncharacterized protein LOC113549889 isoform X1, with translation MLLKFILLLLFREHHSTHQSPLGHAMNRVILASFLLAGVARCYNYDEVLRLSLMFYEAQRSGHLPANNRIPWRADSAITDKGQNGEDLSGGYYDAGDFVKFGFTMASTTTILAWGYLSYKEAYEEVNEWENALGSIRWAAEYFIKCHVSDYEFYGQVGDFNLDQGFWGRPEDMNMSRPSYKIDKNRPGSDLAGETSAALSAVSIVFTKIDSNFSASCLSHAKQLYLFATQYRGLYHDAIKGAAQYYESTDYGDELTWAAAWLYKATKESQYLDDAEYMYMKYRLKERPNEFYFNKKVAGVQALLAELTNQFEYTEAIQNFCDYNLYVQKKTPKGLLYIEKSGTLCHAANIVFLCLQAADIGIKSTRYREFAKQQIHYILGDGGQSFVVGFGKNYPLQPHHAASSCMDRPAPCDWEAYRSTKPNPQVLYGALVSGPDENDNYKDLREEYIYNEVTLDFNAGFQSAVAGLKQLELQASRNKALSNINNETLNGNWTDVLSTASNATDA, from the exons ATGTTGTTAAAGTTTATTCTGTTGTTATTGTTTCGTGAACATCACTCGACGCACCAGTCACCACTCGGTCATGCG ATGAACCGTGTTATTTTGGCGTCGTTCCTTTTAGCCGGCGTTGCGAGATGTTACAATTACGATGAGGTATTGCGGTTGTCACTCATGTTCTACGAAGCGCAGAGGTCGGGTCACCTGCCTGCCAACAACCGCATCCCGTGGCGGGCCGATTCCGCGATCACAGACAAAGGGCAGAACGGCGAAGATTTATCTGGAGGATATTATGACG ctggcgattttgtaaaatttggcTTCACTATGGCAAGCACGACAACTATTCTAGCATGGGGATACTTGAGTTATAAAGAGGCATACGAGGAAGTTA ACGAATGGGAAAACGCATTAGGTTCAATACGTTGGGCCGCGGAGTACTTTATCAAGTGTCACGTTAGTGATTACGAATTCTATGGACAGGTGGGCGACTTTAATCTGGACCAAGGTTTTTGGGGTCGACCAGAAGACATGAATATGTCTAGGCCATCATACAAAATCGACAAAAATCGACCAG GTTCCGATTTGGCCGGCGAAACGTCTGCCGCTCTTTCTGCCGTGTCGATAGTATTCACCAAAATCGATTCCAATTTTTCGGCCAGTTGCTTAAGTCACGCTAAACAACTGTACCTATTCGCTACTCAGTACAGAGGCCTCTACCACGACGCCATTAAAGGAGCGGCGCAATACTACga atcgaCAGATTATGGTGATGAATTAACGTGGGCCGCGGCATGGCTGTACAAGGCCACAAAGGAATCACAGTATTTGGACGACGCCGAATACATGTACATGAAGTACCGACTCAAAGAACGGCCGAACGAATTTTACTTCAACAAAAAAGTCGCAGGCGTACAG GCACTTCTAGCCGAACTGACCAATCAATTCGAATATACTGAagcaattcaaaatttttgcgattacaatttatacgtTCAGAAGAAAACACCCAAAGGATTATTATACATCGAAAAATCTGGTACATTGTGTCACGCTGCAAACATCGTGTTCTTGTGCTTGCAG GCAGCCGATATAGGCATAAAGTCAACGCGATACCGAGAATTTGCCAAACAACAGATCCACTACATACTGGGAGATGGAGGACAAAGTTTCGTGGTGggatttggtaaaaattaccCATTACAACCGCATCACGCAGCGag CTCGTGCATGGATCGTCCGGCTCCGTGTGACTGGGAAGCGTATCGGAGCACCAAGCCCAATCCACAGGTGCTGTACGGCGCGCTGGTCAGCGGACCCGACGAGAACGACAACTATAAGGACCTACGGGAAGAGTACATCTACAACGAGGTGACGTTGGACTTCAACGCGGGCTTTCAGTCAGCCGTCGCGGGACTCAAGCAACTGGAATTGCAGGCCAGTCGAAACAAGGCACTGTCGAACATCAATAACGAAACGTTAAACGGAAACTGGACCGACGTGCTTTCCACCGCATCCAACGCGACGGACGCGTGA